Within Acidimicrobiales bacterium, the genomic segment ACGTGGCCCGAGTAGACGCGCGGGGCCAGGAGGGCCATGCACGCCGTGGACCCGGCCATGGCCAGCAGCGACACGATCAGCGGCAGCCGCTTCGAGAGGCGGGCCAGCAGCGGGGAGGCCACGGCGCCGCTGATCGGGATGACCACCGGAAGCGGCAGGACCGCCTCCAGGCCGGCGGTGGTCATGGCCCCTCAGCCCTTCATCAGGCGGATGCGGTCCGAGTCCAGGGTGCGGTAGTGCTGGGCCAACCGGACCGCCACAGTCAGGAAGACCGCGGTCACGGCCACACCGATGACGATGGCGGTGAGACAGAAGTTCTGGATCACCGGGTCGGCCACGTTGCCCGCAGTCAGGGAGCGCTCGGTGTAGCCGTGAGGCGGGTTCAGCAGCACGGGGGCGGTCGAGCCCTTCCGGTAGGCCATCGAGATCAGCAACAGGTAGGTGGAGGCCTCCATGAGGGACAGGCCCATGATCATCTTGACGAGATTGCGCCTGGTCAGGAGCGTGTAGAGCCCGATGCAGAACAGCACGCCGGCGGCCAGGTAGTTGACGAGGATCACGACCGGCCCCGGCCCGCGTCGGAAGGCTCCCCGTCGGCGGCGGACGACCAGTCGTGGGCCATCCCGAGGAGGCCGAACACGGCGACGGTCAGCCCGGTGGCGACCTCGATGAGCTCCCCGCCCGAGAACAGCTGGAGCACCCCCCCGCTGCGGATGGCCTGCTCGTGCGCGAGCGGCAGCCAGTTGGCCGAGAACGAACCGCGCAGCACCAGGCCGAGAAGCTCGGTGAGGATGATGATGCCCGCCCCGACCATCTCGATGGTCTCGACCGTGCGGGCCCGTACCGCCCGGGCGATCTTGCGGTAGCCGAAGGCCGTGTACAGGAGCAGGATCACCCCGAGGGCCACCGCGCCTGCCGGGAAGCCCCCGCCCGGTGAGTAGCCCCACGCCACCAGATAGGCACCGATCATCGCCAACAGCGGGCTCGCCACCCGGATGGCCGTGCGCACCACGACGGTCATGGCGTCGGCCGTCTCCGGACCCGGTGTTCCGAGCTGCTCGTCGTCGGGCAGGTCCCGGTCGGGCGTCCAGGCCGGGGCCGGTGGCTCGGGACTGCCCTCCCC encodes:
- a CDS encoding sodium:proton antiporter; amino-acid sequence: MILVNYLAAGVLFCIGLYTLLTRRNLVKMIMGLSLMEASTYLLLISMAYRKGSTAPVLLNPPHGYTERSLTAGNVADPVIQNFCLTAIVIGVAVTAVFLTVAVRLAQHYRTLDSDRIRLMKG
- a CDS encoding MnhB domain-containing protein, whose amino-acid sequence is MRVALPKWHITEPVNEVVYGTRGFDTFGETFLLLAAVVSVVLLSRRREPRSGYLGEEEAGQEEQSEVAGQGGESAAGPDAGEQQAREADEREGAQDQGEGEGSPEPPAPAWTPDRDLPDDEQLGTPGPETADAMTVVVRTAIRVASPLLAMIGAYLVAWGYSPGGGFPAGAVALGVILLLYTAFGYRKIARAVRARTVETIEMVGAGIIILTELLGLVLRGSFSANWLPLAHEQAIRSGGVLQLFSGGELIEVATGLTVAVFGLLGMAHDWSSAADGEPSDAGRGRS